Below is a window of Ovis aries strain OAR_USU_Benz2616 breed Rambouillet chromosome 20, ARS-UI_Ramb_v3.0, whole genome shotgun sequence DNA.
TTCTCTCTTCTTGGTAGTACTGATGAAACTTGTAGAAGTTCCACCACCCTCATGAACTTGATCAAATCCAAATGACATTTTAATGGCAGTGaatgtttccttttaaattagCAACTGTAATTACCTAGATTCCCCTTTTCCTGTCTTCCTCTGCCTCATCTGCTTGTCTCTTCCTGTAAGTATCTGAATTAATTTTCCAGACTAACCAACTCCATTCTGTCAAGAACTGGAAGGCAAGGAGTATCAGACCCACACAAAGAGTAAATACCTTAGAGCGTATGAAGCTGCTCATTCTTTATTTGGAAATGGAAGCAAAGCTCTGAGAAGTCAGGTCACAGTCATTGTGGTCAGCAGCAGGACCACCCACAATGTAAGGAAGTTTGGGGTCTGTGCTCTAGAAATGCCTTAGGGATACCATCAAAAACATTAAGAACTTGCTTGTTCAAGGCTGGGGCTTATACCTTCCCAGGCATGACCTCTACAATTGATGGGTGCTCTTGACCACAGACATTCTAGTATCCATGACAAGGACCTACAGCTTGTGACAGTGGGAATTTCCAGCTCACTGGTAACTTCCTGGAGGCAGCAGTATCTTTGGCAGGAAGCCATCTCTTCTGTCACCTTGGCCACAAGGCCCTGCTCCAGGCCTTGAATTGATAATCCACAGGAGTGGACCCTTCTCCTGAGTCATTCCCTCCTGGAGAGGCAAGGATAGAAGAGGGCAGCTCTTAGGACCCATTGGCACCCTCAGTGTCCACCCCTGGCCTGGAGGTGCTGGCTCTGTCCTCTGGTGCTTTGGCGGTGGGCCTTAGGTCTGGATGCCTGCACGACAGCCTGGGCACCGGAAGTCGGCCTCCCTGGCAGCCTGAATGCTGCAACCAACACAGGCCACATGGAACCAGATGTCACAGCCATCAcactgaacccaggccactgTCTCTTCTTGGGGTAGGCAGCAACAAGGGGCTGCACAGGGCTCCCCGCCCCCAACTGCAGGGGGAGCCCTGGAGTTGCTCAGTGGGTGCTTCCGAGGACGCCCGCGTCGATTTCTGAAGGAAGGGACACAAAAACCAAGGTCACTGGAAACCTGTAGAAGCCTGGAACTTCTCCCCTGGATAACTGCAGAGGGACCCCATAGAGATTCACTAGACTAATGGTGAATCTGGCTAGCACAGCTAACCCAGGTCTTGTCATCACAACAGGTGTTCCATCTCCCATCCCCACCACCCACGCATTTAGGTACATCTCAACCTAGGGCTCTAAAAGAACCAAAGGCAGTGAAATAAAGCCAAGTTCACTTACCCACTGGGTGTCGGCGGGGTTTTCTCTACGCGGAGTTTTTTCCTAGGCTCCGGCAGGACTGGTGAGGGGCTCTTGGGAGCCTCTCTCTCATCATCCAGTTCTTCCAACACGCGGTGAGCCGACTTCCTCCGGTTTcttgggggtggggcagaaggGGCAGTCCCCGCTTGCCCGGTGGGAGTGGGAATAGGCGGACTCTGTGGCCCACCCCCACTCCGTGAGAAGGTGAGGGGCTGCGAGTGGAGCTTGCTGAGGCTGCCAATGGAGTTGAGGATCAGCGTTGctttgggggctggggagagggtgcTGAGCGGACGCTGTGGAGCCCCCTGGGAGGGCAGCATGGGCCGGAAACCAACCCCGGTTCCCTCTTCTCCCCTAGACCGTGGGGTAGTAATGGCAGCAAAATCTTGAGGTTTGACTCGGACTTGCTGAAACAAGTAGAACTCTGAAGGGCTGGTTCCTGGGGGCCCTTCAGGGCCAAAGGTCAGAAGATCACCATCATTCAATTCCAGCCTGTGACCCCTTGGGAGTCGGACATTATTGACCAAAGTCCCTGTTGATTATGGGGCACCAGACAGATAAAGAGAACGACAAAAACAAACGACTGGTCAGCAGTGGAGAAATCTGGTCCTGTCTGGTTTTCTGGGAAATATGAGGAAGAACACATGCATGTCATGAAATCCTCACATTCTAAGTCCCTCAGTAAGTAGGTGTCATCAGATAAGAAACTCCCTGGgagctaagaatttttttttttccttatgctcTCCCTCAAGGCACATGAAATGAACTTCCCTCAATCCACTGAGGTCTGGGTCTCAGAGATGCTCACTCTCAGTTCCAGTTAACAGCATAGCTCAGACTATCTGAGTTCAAATCCAAATTCCACCATTTACCTGTCACGTGACCCTGGACAAGTCAGCCTCTTTatgcttcattttctttgtaaaatgaggCATTTGTGCTCACCTATATTTAATGCACATAAAACAGTTCTTGGCGCATAATAATAAACAGGAAATGAATGTTGGCCAATTGAAGTTATCTAATCCCCACAACACTCCTCACTTTCAAAGACATATTTTAGCTAAGAGGAAACTAAGACCTAGAGAGGTGAAGTGGCAGGTCTGAGTGATGTTACCAGGGGCCAACAGCAGAACTCgtaaacccaggcctcctgaggcTGCCTAACTGCCTCCAAGTCAGGGAGTAACGCCCATGTCCGGATGATTAAAAGATAATTCAACATAAAACACAACTGCCCTAAGGCAAGGACAAATGTCTAAACAATCTGGAAACTGAAGTCTAAGCTTGCCCCCTCACTGCCCACCATGGTCTCAGAACATCCCCACTGTGATGCCCCAGTCTGTGGATCTATCTCCCACCCACTCTATAAGCTAAACAGGATCAGCCCCACAAAGAGCTTCCGACACTGCACATTTCTGGTGGAAAGACAGAAGTCTGCATGACAACCGTCCATCCAACCTGATGGGGAGTTTGGGAGGCCAGCAGAGTCCCTGTGGAGTCTCTTAATTCATTCCAGCCCAAAACTGCGACTGCCCTGGCATAAGGCTGCTCTGCTCACTCCTCACCTTGGCTGCTGTGGTTCTCCAGGCTGACCCTCCAGTCATCACCCTGGCGCTCGGCATGCAGCTCTGCGTGGACCCCAGAAATGAAGCCTGGCTCGTGCTGTGGCCGCAGGGTCACATCACAGAGGTCGGCCCTGCAGCCCAAACGGTAGGTGCAGCCAGCTCCACTGGGGGGGTGGAAGGTGTGGAGATCGACACCCTTGCCGACCCCTATGCGCAGCAGCTGGAAGCAGGGCAGCATGGGCGGGGCCCCCTCGGCACCACCTCTTCACTTCAGGAATCCATCACCTTGTCCACTTTCCTGGGC
It encodes the following:
- the TCF19 gene encoding transcription factor 19: MLPCFQLLRIGVGKGVDLHTFHPPSGAGCTYRLGCRADLCDVTLRPQHEPGFISGVHAELHAERQGDDWRVSLENHSSQGTLVNNVRLPRGHRLELNDGDLLTFGPEGPPGTSPSEFYLFQQVRVKPQDFAAITTPRSRGEEGTGVGFRPMLPSQGAPQRPLSTLSPAPKATLILNSIGSLSKLHSQPLTFSRSGGGPQSPPIPTPTGQAGTAPSAPPPRNRRKSAHRVLEELDDEREAPKSPSPVLPEPRKKLRVEKTPPTPSGNRRGRPRKHPLSNSRAPPAVGGGEPCAAPCCCLPQEETVAWVQCDGCDIWFHVACVGCSIQAAREADFRCPGCRAGIQT